The Streptomyces sp. Mut1 genome window below encodes:
- a CDS encoding DUF7878 domain-containing protein: protein MEVLLLDIEAELSIRERGRTAWSEGQFPVAELAYHVALWLQSPQAGHEDFELDSMQAEKGVIRIANSGQGWRIGSVATPDFWTTPVSWDVLVSEIKHFHYSVREGVAAMGVDPAFMLRL, encoded by the coding sequence GTGGAGGTGCTGCTTCTTGATATCGAGGCAGAGCTGTCAATCCGGGAACGAGGGCGGACGGCGTGGTCCGAGGGGCAGTTCCCCGTGGCCGAGTTGGCGTATCACGTGGCGCTCTGGCTCCAGAGTCCCCAGGCCGGCCATGAGGACTTCGAGCTCGACTCGATGCAGGCCGAGAAGGGGGTGATCCGCATCGCGAACTCTGGTCAGGGCTGGCGGATCGGCTCCGTCGCCACGCCGGACTTCTGGACCACGCCCGTGAGTTGGGATGTCCTCGTGTCGGAGATCAAGCACTTCCACTACTCGGTGCGCGAGGGCGTGGCCGCGATGGGCGTCGACCCCGCCTTCATGCTGAGGCTCTGA
- a CDS encoding 4-oxalocrotonate tautomerase family protein, protein MPFANFKVPEKTLTPKQKEEIVTRTTELYVELYGERARDNTMVLVEEVADGGWGISGNVLTLAMLGETTPADPNDPNDA, encoded by the coding sequence ATGCCCTTCGCGAACTTCAAGGTCCCCGAGAAGACCCTCACCCCGAAGCAGAAGGAGGAGATCGTCACCCGCACCACCGAGCTGTACGTCGAGCTCTACGGCGAGCGCGCCCGCGACAACACCATGGTGCTGGTCGAAGAGGTCGCCGACGGCGGCTGGGGCATCTCCGGCAACGTCCTGACCCTCGCCATGCTCGGCGAGACGACACCGGCCGACCCCAACGACCCCAACGACGCCTGA
- a CDS encoding SDR family oxidoreductase, translated as MPTPTPLEGTAALAQPSASPRVAIVTGGSRGIGRRTVGRLAADGYAVVVGYAGNRAEAEAAVKEAVAGGGRAIAVRADVADEHAVAALFDTAEAEFGGVDVVVHAAGRMQLAPIAELDLAVLDDLLRTNVRGTFVVVQQAARRVRPGGAIVTFSTSVVGLAFPGYGAYAAGKGAVEALTLILARELRGRDVTANTVAPGPTATDLFLDGKDEETIARLAAQPPLERLGTPADIAEVVAFLAAPAGHWINGQVIRANGGII; from the coding sequence ATGCCCACCCCCACTCCCCTCGAAGGGACCGCCGCCTTGGCCCAGCCCTCCGCCTCACCCCGTGTCGCGATCGTCACCGGCGGCTCGCGCGGTATCGGCCGCCGCACCGTCGGCCGGCTGGCCGCCGACGGGTACGCCGTCGTGGTCGGCTACGCCGGCAACCGGGCCGAGGCCGAGGCAGCCGTGAAGGAGGCCGTCGCCGGGGGCGGCCGGGCGATCGCGGTACGCGCCGACGTCGCCGACGAACACGCGGTCGCGGCCCTGTTCGACACGGCCGAAGCGGAGTTCGGCGGGGTCGACGTCGTCGTCCACGCGGCCGGGCGGATGCAACTGGCACCGATCGCCGAGCTGGACCTGGCCGTCCTGGACGACCTGCTCCGCACCAACGTCCGCGGCACGTTCGTCGTCGTCCAGCAGGCGGCCCGGCGGGTGCGCCCCGGCGGCGCGATCGTGACGTTCTCCACGTCCGTGGTGGGGCTCGCCTTCCCGGGCTACGGCGCGTACGCCGCCGGCAAGGGCGCGGTCGAGGCGCTGACACTGATCCTGGCCCGGGAGCTGCGGGGCCGGGACGTCACCGCCAACACCGTCGCGCCCGGCCCCACGGCCACCGACCTCTTCCTCGACGGCAAGGACGAGGAGACCATCGCCCGCCTCGCCGCCCAGCCCCCGCTGGAGCGCCTCGGCACCCCTGCCGACATCGCCGAGGTCGTGGCGTTCCTGGCCGCACCGGCCGGCCACTGGATCAACGGACAGGTCATCCGCGCCAACGGCGGAATCATCTGA
- a CDS encoding helix-turn-helix transcriptional regulator, with translation MNLPELGAFLRTRRDRIRPAEVGLPQGPRRRVPGLRREEVAQLAGLSADYYTELERGSAKNGVQPSAQTLAALARALRLNGDERDHLFHLAERLVPPSAHGPSAHVQPALLGLLDRLSNTPARVITDLHETLVENDLARTLLGRSPALRGPAASFVYRWFTDPRAREIYPPEDHPQHSRVFVADLRAAAARRGRDAEVTKMTAMLRRRSPEFAALWDTHDVAVRRMDHKRIVHPMLGVIELDCYNLLSEDGRQRLLWFTAPPGSQGAEQLELLSVVGTQEMGVTRD, from the coding sequence GTGAACCTGCCAGAACTCGGCGCCTTCCTCAGGACGCGCCGCGACCGCATCCGCCCCGCCGAGGTCGGCCTCCCCCAGGGCCCGCGCCGGCGCGTCCCCGGGCTGCGCCGCGAGGAGGTCGCCCAGCTGGCGGGGCTGTCGGCCGACTACTACACCGAGCTGGAACGCGGCAGCGCGAAGAACGGGGTACAGCCGTCCGCCCAGACCCTGGCCGCCCTCGCCCGAGCCCTGCGCCTGAACGGCGACGAGCGCGACCACCTGTTCCACCTGGCCGAACGGCTGGTGCCGCCGTCCGCACACGGGCCATCGGCGCATGTGCAGCCCGCGCTCCTCGGACTCCTGGACCGGCTGTCCAACACCCCCGCACGCGTCATCACCGACCTGCACGAGACCCTGGTGGAGAACGACCTGGCCCGGACCCTGCTCGGCCGGTCCCCGGCCCTGCGCGGCCCGGCGGCGAGCTTCGTGTACCGCTGGTTCACCGACCCGCGGGCGCGCGAGATCTACCCGCCAGAGGACCACCCGCAGCACTCCCGGGTGTTCGTGGCCGATCTCAGGGCAGCGGCCGCCCGGCGTGGCCGGGACGCGGAGGTCACGAAGATGACCGCCATGCTGCGCCGCCGCAGCCCGGAGTTCGCGGCCCTCTGGGACACCCACGACGTCGCGGTGCGCCGCATGGACCACAAGAGGATCGTCCACCCCATGCTCGGCGTCATCGAACTCGACTGCTACAACCTCCTCAGCGAGGACGGACGCCAACGCCTGCTGTGGTTCACCGCCCCGCCCGGAAGCCAGGGAGCCGAGCAGCTGGAACTGCTGTCCGTCGTGGGAACCCAGGAGATGGGCGTCACGCGGGACTAG
- a CDS encoding TetR/AcrR family transcriptional regulator C-terminal domain-containing protein: MAKKRTEARPTSAPSRDRGRTTRRRLIEATAQLCKERPGAEVSVAEIANAAGAFPNQVTYYFGSKDSLLVHAAFLGLLHDARRIERIGRQAPDAATFRRNIARAVLAMPSLPSVARALAAGISKPELAPVVDQHLQLLFQQSERFVSRLIDGRGWKARRPLDVEARTFWSTALGAVLLVRAGAHGTVADLDLAGALTIHDDPEPG, translated from the coding sequence GTGGCGAAGAAGCGAACCGAAGCCCGACCGACATCGGCTCCGTCGCGCGACCGCGGTCGCACGACGAGGCGCCGGCTGATCGAGGCGACCGCACAGCTCTGCAAGGAGCGCCCCGGGGCCGAGGTGAGCGTCGCGGAGATCGCGAACGCGGCGGGCGCCTTCCCCAACCAGGTCACGTACTACTTCGGCTCCAAGGACTCGCTCCTCGTGCACGCCGCCTTCCTCGGCCTGCTGCACGACGCCCGACGGATCGAGCGCATCGGCCGCCAGGCCCCTGACGCGGCGACATTCCGGCGCAACATCGCCCGCGCCGTACTGGCCATGCCCTCGCTCCCGTCGGTCGCGCGCGCACTCGCCGCCGGGATCTCCAAGCCCGAACTCGCCCCCGTGGTCGACCAGCACCTCCAGCTGCTGTTCCAGCAGTCCGAGCGCTTCGTGAGCCGGCTCATCGACGGGCGGGGCTGGAAGGCCCGTCGACCGCTCGACGTGGAGGCCAGGACGTTCTGGAGCACCGCGCTCGGCGCGGTGCTGCTCGTCCGCGCCGGGGCGCACGGGACCGTCGCCGATCTCGACCTCGCCGGAGCACTGACCATCCACGACGATCCCGAGCCCGGATAG
- a CDS encoding beta-ketoacyl-[acyl-carrier-protein] synthase family protein, translated as MHRTEVVVTGLGAITPLGADVASTWDALLAGESGIRSGVLPGHESVGLPDVLGGTMATDPAGLLPPVRARRLDRSQQAALAAAAEAWADAGAPEVDPDRLASAIGTGIGGVRTLLKEDDVLEASGPRRVSPRTVPMLMPNAAAALISIEYGARAGTYTPVSACSSGAEAIALAARLIRAGEADIVIAGGTEAAITPITVAGFTRAQALSRHTAEPASASRPFAADRSGFVLSEGSAVMVLESAEHAGARGARVRAVLAGAGIAADAHHITAPAPDGHGQVSAMRKALTGAGLAAERISHINAHATGTPVGDVAEAHAIGEVFGHATVTAPKAALGHLFGAAGAIEALIAVLSVEHGVIPPTRNLTTAGVGPDIDLDVVTERRDVPQEAVLSNSFGFGGQNVSLVVTGRGSH; from the coding sequence ATGCACCGGACTGAAGTCGTCGTGACCGGACTCGGCGCGATCACGCCGCTCGGGGCAGACGTGGCGTCCACCTGGGACGCCCTGCTCGCCGGCGAATCCGGCATCCGCAGCGGCGTTCTGCCTGGTCACGAAAGTGTCGGCCTTCCCGATGTCCTCGGGGGGACGATGGCGACCGACCCCGCCGGGCTGCTGCCGCCGGTACGGGCCAGGCGGCTCGACCGCTCGCAGCAGGCGGCCCTGGCCGCTGCGGCCGAAGCCTGGGCCGATGCCGGCGCCCCGGAGGTGGACCCCGACCGCCTCGCATCGGCGATCGGCACGGGCATCGGTGGCGTACGTACGCTGCTGAAGGAGGACGACGTACTGGAGGCGTCCGGGCCCCGGCGCGTCTCACCCCGTACGGTCCCCATGCTCATGCCCAACGCGGCGGCGGCGCTGATCAGCATCGAATACGGGGCACGGGCCGGGACCTACACGCCCGTCTCGGCGTGCTCCTCCGGCGCCGAAGCCATCGCCCTGGCCGCCAGGCTCATCCGCGCCGGGGAGGCGGACATCGTCATCGCGGGCGGGACCGAGGCCGCCATCACCCCGATCACCGTCGCCGGCTTCACCCGGGCTCAAGCGCTGTCACGGCACACCGCGGAACCCGCTTCGGCCTCCCGGCCGTTCGCCGCGGACCGCAGCGGATTCGTCCTCAGCGAGGGCTCGGCCGTCATGGTGCTCGAAAGCGCCGAGCACGCCGGCGCCCGGGGCGCCCGCGTCCGCGCGGTGCTCGCGGGCGCCGGCATCGCGGCCGACGCCCACCACATCACGGCGCCCGCTCCCGACGGCCACGGCCAGGTATCGGCGATGCGGAAGGCCCTGACGGGGGCCGGTCTGGCTGCCGAGCGGATCAGCCACATCAACGCCCACGCCACCGGAACCCCGGTCGGCGACGTCGCCGAGGCCCACGCGATCGGCGAGGTGTTCGGCCACGCCACCGTGACGGCCCCCAAGGCGGCGCTCGGCCATCTCTTCGGCGCGGCAGGCGCGATCGAAGCGCTCATCGCGGTCCTCAGCGTGGAGCACGGCGTCATCCCGCCGACCCGCAACCTCACCACGGCCGGAGTCGGCCCCGACATCGACCTCGATGTCGTCACAGAGCGAAGGGACGTGCCCCAGGAGGCCGTGCTCAGCAACTCCTTCGGCTTCGGCGGACAGAACGTCTCACTCGTCGTCACCGGCCGTGGGTCCCACTGA
- a CDS encoding VOC family protein — protein sequence MARLHDIVFDSARPAATARFWAAALDGYAVAPYDDAELARLRSEGITSTEDDPTVLVEPADGGPRLWFQLVPEARTVKNRVHLDLLATDPEAEIRRLTALGATVRTRHTDNIVLADPEGNEFCLSPTDR from the coding sequence ATGGCGCGACTCCACGACATCGTCTTCGACAGCGCTCGGCCCGCGGCCACGGCCCGCTTCTGGGCGGCGGCCCTGGACGGTTACGCCGTCGCGCCCTACGACGACGCGGAACTGGCCCGCCTGCGCTCCGAAGGCATCACCAGCACCGAGGACGACCCGACCGTGCTGGTGGAACCGGCCGACGGAGGACCCCGCCTGTGGTTCCAACTCGTACCGGAGGCCAGGACGGTGAAGAACCGCGTGCACCTCGACCTGCTCGCCACGGACCCGGAGGCGGAGATCCGACGCCTGACCGCTCTCGGCGCGACCGTCCGGACCCGGCACACGGACAACATCGTGCTGGCCGATCCGGAAGGCAACGAGTTCTGTCTGTCTCCGACGGATCGGTGA
- a CDS encoding serine/threonine-protein kinase, whose amino-acid sequence MVVHPLNQGDPGVISGYVLQGRLGTGGMGTVYLSTTRGGQPVAIKTVRPDLAMDPRFRQRFEQEVKAARRVRGRYIANVLDSNTEGPMPWLATEYVPGVSLAQAISNHGTLPLRTCLGVAAGVASALETIHTARVIHRDLKPGNIVLTQTSLSVIDFGIARALDSDSLTGANTRIGTPAFMAPEQIKGNAPTTSAADVFSLGLTVHVAMTGLHPFEKELFAAIPYLQDDAPDLTACPEPLRPLIGRCLAMNPADRPTATEVVAACREVGTRLGLTEVLPEAGWLPGQFTEVSVSTPPPSPIPPGNFTVPPPPEPAARNSRKRIAVGSTIIAAAVVAALTVWIAPWNGNSDDDKGNRASDSRPSAGATASDSPGEPPEESPTDSSTEKPPGTKEDEMNLKERVDQGLRDCESAKSLYQIDGANATLSCKPRYGPGTVISEFQANQIAVTVASFTWGSDEYQSFLESEEKEVEDDGARGEQKADPSKLPLLDVNDFPYRGPVQNKEGTNIGEVFTHANVWKTSTITWTFTNDYYVDSHDEYFVITAKSKDREALMKWWNDWPI is encoded by the coding sequence ATGGTGGTGCATCCGCTGAATCAAGGGGACCCGGGTGTTATCTCGGGGTACGTGCTCCAGGGCCGCCTGGGAACGGGCGGAATGGGGACCGTATACCTGTCGACCACGCGCGGCGGGCAACCGGTCGCCATCAAGACAGTGCGTCCGGATCTTGCGATGGACCCACGATTTCGACAGCGGTTCGAACAAGAGGTTAAGGCTGCTCGACGTGTGCGGGGGCGTTATATCGCAAACGTATTGGACAGTAACACCGAAGGCCCTATGCCCTGGCTGGCCACAGAATACGTTCCGGGCGTATCCCTGGCGCAGGCTATTTCCAATCACGGGACACTCCCACTCAGAACATGCCTGGGGGTGGCGGCCGGCGTTGCGAGCGCCCTGGAAACCATCCACACCGCCCGCGTCATCCATCGTGACCTCAAGCCCGGCAACATCGTCCTGACACAAACCTCCCTGTCCGTGATCGACTTCGGTATCGCGCGGGCTCTCGACTCGGATTCCCTGACGGGCGCCAATACCCGCATCGGCACTCCGGCCTTCATGGCTCCCGAACAAATCAAGGGCAATGCGCCGACCACGTCGGCAGCTGACGTGTTTTCCCTGGGATTGACTGTCCATGTCGCCATGACAGGACTCCACCCCTTCGAGAAAGAATTATTCGCCGCCATCCCTTATCTACAGGATGACGCACCGGACCTCACCGCTTGCCCGGAGCCGCTGCGGCCCCTGATCGGCCGCTGTTTGGCAATGAACCCCGCCGACCGCCCCACAGCCACCGAGGTGGTTGCCGCGTGCCGGGAGGTAGGCACCCGACTCGGCCTGACCGAGGTGCTGCCCGAGGCCGGGTGGCTGCCCGGACAGTTCACCGAGGTTTCGGTATCGACACCGCCCCCCTCACCCATTCCGCCGGGCAATTTCACAGTTCCACCTCCGCCAGAACCTGCCGCCAGGAATTCGAGAAAAAGGATCGCCGTAGGTTCCACGATAATCGCCGCCGCAGTAGTCGCAGCGCTCACCGTCTGGATCGCCCCCTGGAACGGCAACAGCGACGACGACAAAGGGAACCGCGCCTCGGACAGCAGACCGAGCGCAGGAGCGACCGCTTCCGATTCCCCGGGAGAGCCCCCGGAAGAGTCACCAACGGATTCATCGACAGAAAAACCTCCTGGCACGAAGGAGGACGAAATGAATCTCAAGGAGCGCGTGGACCAAGGGCTGAGAGATTGCGAGAGCGCGAAATCCCTCTATCAGATCGACGGGGCAAATGCCACGCTCTCGTGCAAACCCAGGTACGGTCCGGGCACGGTGATCTCCGAGTTCCAAGCAAACCAGATCGCCGTGACTGTCGCCTCCTTCACCTGGGGTTCAGACGAATACCAGTCGTTTCTCGAAAGCGAGGAAAAGGAAGTCGAGGATGACGGAGCGCGCGGCGAGCAGAAGGCCGACCCGAGCAAGCTCCCACTCCTGGACGTGAACGATTTCCCGTACCGTGGCCCGGTGCAGAATAAAGAGGGAACGAACATCGGCGAAGTGTTCACCCACGCGAACGTATGGAAGACCTCCACGATCACCTGGACATTCACGAATGACTATTACGTCGACTCACACGACGAGTACTTCGTGATCACGGCCAAAAGCAAGGACAGGGAAGCGCTCATGAAGTGGTGGAACGACTGGCCCATTTAG
- a CDS encoding MerR family transcriptional regulator → MDGSALYSIGEVARRTGLSVKTIRFYSDRGIVTPADRTPAGYRRYTIDAVARLELVRTLRELGIDLPTVRRVADQELPLPEVAAAHADALAIQIRVLRLRHALLTAVAERRLTPEETDLMHQLAQLPEDERRRLVDDFLGAVFDGLATDDPALTGVARTMTPQLPAAPEAEQTRAWAEWAELTLDPEFRAYAHHLFGDLADERARSGTAVPRPGFAATVRDLVAPALAAGTDPASPPADPIVTALVAAYARIDGHAQDAGLRHRLLLRLETVNDPRRERYFRLLAVINDWPAPESLTPALDWATEAVRVRTR, encoded by the coding sequence ATGGACGGCAGCGCGCTCTACTCGATCGGGGAAGTCGCCCGGCGGACCGGACTCAGTGTCAAGACCATTCGGTTCTACTCCGATCGCGGCATCGTGACGCCGGCCGACCGCACCCCGGCCGGTTACCGCCGCTACACCATCGACGCCGTCGCGCGCCTCGAACTCGTGCGGACCCTGCGGGAACTGGGGATCGACCTGCCGACCGTCCGCAGGGTGGCCGATCAGGAACTCCCGCTCCCCGAGGTCGCCGCGGCGCACGCGGACGCCCTGGCCATCCAGATACGCGTCCTGCGCCTGCGCCACGCACTGCTGACAGCGGTGGCCGAGCGCCGGCTCACCCCCGAGGAGACCGATCTCATGCATCAGCTCGCCCAGCTTCCCGAGGACGAACGCCGCCGTCTCGTGGACGACTTCCTCGGCGCGGTCTTCGACGGCCTCGCGACCGACGACCCGGCGCTCACCGGAGTCGCCCGCACGATGACGCCCCAACTCCCCGCCGCCCCCGAGGCCGAGCAGACCCGTGCCTGGGCCGAGTGGGCCGAACTGACCCTGGACCCCGAGTTCCGCGCGTACGCGCACCACTTGTTCGGGGACCTGGCGGACGAACGGGCGCGGAGCGGGACCGCGGTCCCCCGCCCCGGCTTCGCCGCGACCGTCCGCGACCTCGTCGCCCCCGCCCTGGCCGCCGGCACCGACCCCGCCTCGCCCCCGGCCGACCCGATCGTCACGGCCCTCGTGGCCGCCTACGCCCGCATCGACGGCCACGCGCAGGACGCCGGCCTGCGCCACCGGCTGCTGCTCCGGCTGGAGACCGTGAACGACCCCCGCCGGGAGCGGTACTTCCGACTCCTCGCGGTCATCAACGACTGGCCCGCCCCGGAGAGCCTGACCCCCGCGCTCGACTGGGCCACCGAGGCCGTACGCGTACGAACGCGGTGA
- a CDS encoding DinB family protein — MTDDYAKARLHKNLRAAREAVLGKLDGLGEYDIRRPLTWTGTNLLGLVKHLSLWEARYFGDVFGRPFPEPLPRWDDPEQDGAEMWATERETREQITDRYRRVWAHTDATIAALALDAPGRVPWWSSPEVKLVDIMVHLLGETARHAGHADILREQLDHTTGTTAAFAVQKDAAAMGAHRARIETAAKAAAGGA, encoded by the coding sequence ATGACTGATGACTACGCGAAAGCACGCCTCCACAAGAATCTGCGGGCGGCGCGCGAGGCGGTTCTCGGGAAGCTCGACGGGCTCGGGGAGTACGACATCCGGCGGCCCCTGACGTGGACCGGGACCAACCTGCTGGGGCTGGTGAAGCACCTGTCGCTCTGGGAGGCGCGGTACTTCGGCGACGTCTTCGGCCGGCCCTTCCCGGAGCCCCTGCCCCGGTGGGACGACCCGGAGCAGGACGGCGCCGAGATGTGGGCGACCGAGCGGGAGACCCGGGAGCAGATCACCGACCGCTACCGCCGCGTCTGGGCGCACACGGACGCGACGATCGCCGCCCTCGCCCTCGACGCCCCCGGCCGTGTGCCCTGGTGGTCGAGCCCCGAGGTGAAGCTGGTCGACATCATGGTCCACCTGCTCGGCGAGACCGCCCGGCACGCGGGCCACGCCGACATCCTGCGCGAACAGCTCGACCACACGACGGGCACGACGGCCGCGTTCGCGGTCCAAAAGGACGCGGCGGCCATGGGCGCGCACCGGGCGAGGATCGAGACGGCGGCGAAGGCGGCGGCCGGGGGCGCGTAG
- a CDS encoding polysaccharide deacetylase family protein — protein MAKHKGRAWHSRLLAAALGVTALAAATSVWTAQAGTADGKQSPAPISSPSASHHDDDRPATEKVAEDIAHASDQGARGVNITIDDGPDPTWTPQVLQLLKDKGVKATFCMVGTQAQAYPNLVKDVVAAGHRLCNHTVSHDVTMDKKSEAYQTKEILDAERMITKASGGVRPQYYRAPGGAFTPFSRKLAASHGMRPLGWNVDTKDFEHPGVDAIVATVKSEISNGPTVLFHDAGGERSQTLAALGQVLPWLREQGYSFGFPVR, from the coding sequence ATGGCGAAGCACAAGGGACGGGCTTGGCACAGCCGGCTTCTCGCGGCGGCTCTCGGGGTCACGGCGCTGGCCGCGGCCACCTCGGTATGGACCGCGCAGGCCGGCACCGCCGACGGAAAGCAGTCGCCGGCGCCCATATCGTCGCCGTCCGCCTCCCACCACGACGACGACCGGCCCGCGACCGAGAAGGTCGCGGAGGACATCGCCCACGCCTCGGACCAGGGCGCCAGGGGCGTCAACATCACCATCGACGACGGACCGGACCCCACCTGGACGCCCCAGGTACTGCAACTGCTCAAGGACAAGGGGGTCAAGGCCACGTTCTGCATGGTGGGCACGCAGGCCCAGGCCTACCCGAACCTGGTCAAGGACGTCGTGGCGGCCGGGCACCGCCTCTGCAACCACACCGTCTCGCACGACGTGACCATGGACAAGAAGTCCGAGGCGTACCAGACCAAGGAGATCCTGGACGCCGAGCGGATGATCACCAAGGCCTCGGGCGGCGTCCGGCCGCAGTACTACCGCGCCCCCGGCGGCGCGTTCACCCCGTTCAGCCGCAAGCTCGCCGCCTCGCACGGCATGCGCCCGCTCGGCTGGAACGTCGACACCAAGGACTTCGAGCACCCCGGCGTCGACGCCATCGTCGCCACCGTCAAGAGCGAGATCTCCAACGGACCGACCGTCCTCTTCCACGACGCGGGCGGCGAACGCTCCCAGACGCTCGCCGCGCTGGGCCAGGTCCTGCCCTGGCTGCGCGAGCAGGGGTACTCCTTCGGCTTCCCCGTGCGGTAG
- a CDS encoding dihydrofolate reductase family protein, which produces MRQIIVSTFLTLDGVMQAPGGTDEDRESGFECGGWQVHASDEEVGEAIAGWYEDTEAMLLGRKTYDIFASYWPNADPDDPFTDRMNSMHKYVASRTLASVEWQNSTLLEGDTVDAVRALKASDGGSISVVGSGDLAQTLMRENLVDEYRLTIHPVIVGSGKRLFADGAIPTALEPVSIKATKGGTVLAVYRTTGRPTYDSYQ; this is translated from the coding sequence ATGCGCCAGATCATCGTTTCCACGTTCCTGACCCTCGACGGCGTCATGCAGGCACCCGGTGGCACCGACGAGGACCGCGAGAGCGGTTTCGAGTGCGGCGGCTGGCAGGTGCACGCCTCCGACGAAGAGGTCGGCGAGGCCATCGCCGGCTGGTACGAGGACACCGAGGCCATGCTGCTCGGCCGCAAGACGTACGACATCTTCGCCTCGTACTGGCCGAACGCCGACCCGGACGACCCGTTCACCGACCGGATGAACAGCATGCACAAGTACGTCGCCTCCCGGACCCTGGCCTCCGTCGAGTGGCAGAACTCCACGCTCCTGGAAGGTGACACCGTCGATGCCGTACGCGCCCTCAAGGCGTCCGACGGCGGCAGCATCAGCGTCGTCGGCAGCGGGGACCTCGCCCAGACCCTGATGCGCGAGAACCTGGTCGACGAGTACCGCCTCACCATCCACCCCGTGATCGTCGGCTCAGGCAAGCGGCTCTTCGCCGACGGCGCGATCCCCACCGCGCTGGAGCCGGTCAGCATCAAGGCGACGAAGGGCGGCACGGTCCTGGCGGTCTACCGCACGACGGGCAGGCCGACGTACGACAGCTACCAGTAG
- a CDS encoding GNAT family N-acetyltransferase produces the protein MVTLRALRPDDARALTRVYSGASIRHTTGKPLTLDQAHEKIRTALDRAAETPRAQWSWGILTAHEMIGLISLRRRTPAMGTISYILREDTWGHGYATQSAQQVVSVAFTTAGLNRLEAAHHPDNPASGRVLAKAGFTRVGTSDRQTDNGTVPYELYALEHKHPTAVS, from the coding sequence ATGGTGACCCTGCGCGCCCTGCGCCCCGACGACGCGCGCGCCCTCACCCGCGTCTACAGCGGTGCCTCCATCCGGCACACCACCGGCAAACCCCTCACGCTCGACCAGGCCCACGAGAAGATCCGCACCGCCCTCGACCGGGCCGCCGAAACCCCGCGTGCACAGTGGAGCTGGGGCATCCTCACCGCACACGAGATGATCGGCCTGATCTCCCTGCGGCGACGAACCCCCGCCATGGGCACCATCAGCTACATCCTCCGCGAAGACACCTGGGGCCACGGCTACGCCACCCAGTCCGCGCAGCAGGTCGTCTCCGTAGCCTTCACCACCGCCGGCCTCAACCGGCTGGAGGCCGCGCACCACCCCGACAACCCCGCATCCGGCCGCGTCCTGGCCAAAGCCGGGTTCACCCGTGTCGGCACATCCGACCGGCAGACCGACAACGGAACCGTCCCCTACGAGTTGTACGCCTTGGAGCACAAGCACCCCACGGCGGTGTCGTAG